From a single Ornithodoros turicata isolate Travis chromosome 8, ASM3712646v1, whole genome shotgun sequence genomic region:
- the LOC135366645 gene encoding fibronectin type-III domain-containing protein 3A-like isoform X3 — MQPTLGAHPSQGMQAQQQQPQSQFGTCSNGYHPANSEHVLGATHAGAGHMPPGGQQTVTTTVLQPQQQQATQSAHKDERAQKQFYKLRKKLESRGPLAAPAATTSGSSGSVSPKSSHSSPRPSSRERTNRNNSSESSDTSTLRTLLSSLAAPVVSEVASRTALARWTAPTPAPSNGESSSEAEGTTQSPLLSNLDMIMYELLLLEKGVEKSQKVLKCGKVLESNLEELKPATEYFVCVQACLDEVKGSPSQRCTFQTKTCEPDVPQPPKLVSRTKNSLSLKWNAPCDNGSKITSYVLECDQGNNGKDFEEVFSGPQKQFKVAKLSASTAYCFRLAAANAVGRSEWSAVGKFSTCGTAPSQPDPPRAKEIGVTSIVLEWTARASDDSFTVTMEQENSQHGFLPVYNGAETCCSCLKLTRNTEYRFRLTAHNDDGTSIPSVASSFRTTPDHPGRPGRVSAKGRLHSHSFTASWDAPKDEGGAPVDGYSLELDSGKGFVPVYSGPDREHVCAELEPGTTYRLRVNCHSIGGRSEFSEISSITTLPVCPGRCDPPRLQGKPRAISVHIKWGMPSYNGGSQVTEYEVQVCGLGSDGSTSRLAYRGPDCDCVVAGLLPGRQYQFQVRAFNVAGAGPWSEPLEVMSGAGAPDAPRDVTAVPKSPTTVLVTWEEPACNGAALAEYVLECQKAHPVSTSAAEDEEDTEPNAFVQIYNGRVPQHEAKGLSPASCYCYRVQAVNSAGASLFSEPVSCETPPGPPGPVGSIQWAATHTSLEFSWNPPDCHGSKVLRYQVEVTESNSSLPTLHQTEANHIVVSALEPETLYKVRVQAVNGIGAGPLSTPVVRACTRALPPSPPTVECIGATHSSLKLRWGDPKSTDLIQYTLEMETKPGVFGVVYQGLSHSYKVSRLQEATAYRFRIQATSDAGEGQYSEPISFVTNRALPPAPKAPKATPQGETLCLLEWQPTRSLGEDRISYIVQLQHSNSSEFSVVYRGADTSCTLSSLTPNAFHCARVAAVRHCRDGSGDVTGAFSPPTSFQLAPPPGLTSPAGTASCPAPSVLATQSSPASFIRNWCTKGEEGLSDQQCAVIVVVGFMLLAVLVAVLIKRLESWSRQHLDVQH, encoded by the exons ATGCAACCAACACTTGGTGCACATCCTTCTCAAG GTATGCAAGCACAGCAGCAGCAACCTCAGTCCCAGTTTGGTACGTGCTCAAACGGGTATCACCCTGCGAACTCCGAGCACGTGTTGGGAGCCACTCATGCAGGCGCAGGTCACATGCCTCCAGGCGGACAGCAGACGGTGACGACGACCGTGCTGCAgccgcagcagcagcaggcaaCTCAGTCGGCACACAAGGATGAGCGTGCTCAGAAGCAATTCTACAAGCTCAGGAAAAAGCTGGAATCAAGAGGTCCCCTCGCTGCACCTGCAGCGACGACGTCCGGTAGCTCTGGCTCAGTGTCACCGAAATCAA GCCATAGTTCACCAAGGCCTTCTAGCAGAGAACGAACAAACAGAAATAATTCTTCTGAAAGCTCTG ACACGTCAACATTACGGACACTCCTATCCTCATTGGCCGCCCCTGTGGTGTCTGAGGTGGCATCTCGAACGGCATTGGCCAGGTGGACGGCACCTACTCCAGCGCCGTCTAACGGAGAGTCGTCTTCTGAGGCAGAGGGAACAACGCAATCACCGCTGCTTAGCAACCTTGATATGATTATGTACGAGCTGTTACTGTTGGAGAAAGGAGTGGAGAAATCTCAAAAAGTTCTGAAATG tgGCAAAGTATTGGAAAGTAATCTGGAAGAGTTAAAGCCTGCAACAGAGTATTTTGTATG TGTTCAAGCCTGTTTAGATGAAGTCAAGGGGAGTCCCTCTCAAA GGTGTACATTTCAAACAAAGACGTGTGAACCAGATGTTCCGCAGCCGCCGAAGCTGGTCAGTCGGACCAAAAACAGCCTTTCCCTAAAGTGGAAC GCTCCTTGCGACAACGGGTCCAAGATAACCTCCTACGTACTCGAATGTGATCAG GGAAACAATGGAAAAGATTTTGAGGAAGTGTTCTCTGGACCTCAAAAGCAATTCAAGGTGGCCAAATTGTCCGCCTCTACGGCGTACTGCTTCCGTCTCGCTGCGGCAAACGCCGTAGGACGAAG TGAATGGAGTGCTGTGGGCAAATTCTCCACATGCGGGACGGCTCCTTCGCAACCAGATCCTCCACGAGCAAAGGAAATCGGAGTCACAAGCATTGTACTGGAATGGACAGCGAGAGCCTCCGACGATTCCTTCACAGTAACCATGGAGCAGGAGAATTCG CAACATGGCTTTCTGCCTGTGTACAATGGCGCTGAAACCTGCTGCAGTTGCCTGAAGCTGACTCGGAATACAGAATACCGCTTTAGG CTGACAGCTCACAATGACGATGGCACAAGTATTCCTAGTGTTGCCAGCAGCTTCAGGACCACACCGGACCATCCTGGAAGACCAGGTCGCGTCAGTGCTAAGGGTCGTCTGCATAGTCACAGTTTTACCGCATCCTGGG ATGCACCGAAAGATGAAGGTGGGGCACCTGTTGACGGCTATTCCCTGGAGCTGGACTCTGGAAAAG GATTCGTGCCGGTATACAGCGGGCCTGACCGAGAACACGTTTGTGCAGAGTTGGAACCGGGAACTACATACAGGTTGCGAGTGAATTGCCACAGCATTGGTGGACGCAGTGAG TTTTCTGAAATATCGAGCATCACGACCCTCCCTGTCTGCCCTGGGCGATGTGATCCACCACGACTACAGGGGAAGCCCCGGGCCATATCTGTACACATCAAGTGGG GTATGCCATCCTACAACGGGGGGTCTCAGGTGACTGAATATGAAGTGCAGGTGTGTGGCCTTGGATCCGACGGATCTACATCGAGGCTTGCATATCGAGGTCCAGACTGTGACTGTGTGGTTGCCGGACTCCTGCCGGGTAGGCAGTACCAGTTTCAAGTCCGTGCCTTTAACGTTGCTGGG GCTGGCCCCTGGTCGGAACCGCTGGAAGTAATGAGCGGTGCCGGAGCACCGGACGCCCCTAGGGATGTGACAGCTGTACCTAAATCACCCACCACAGTGCTGGTTACGTGGGAAGAGCCTGCATGCAACGGAGCGGCTCTAGCGGAGTACGTGCTGGAATGCCAGAAGGCACATCCTGTGAGCACTTCAGCAGCGGAGGATGAGGAGGACACGGAACCAAATGCGTTTGTGCAAATATATAACGGGAGAGTTCCTCAGCACGAAGCCAAAGGGCTGAGTCCAGCGTCGTGCTACTGCTACAGGGTGCAG GCGGTGAACAGCGCAGGCGCAAGCCTCTTCTCCGAACCCGTCAGCTGCGAAACCCCACCGGGTCCTCCTGGTCCCGTGGGGTCCATCCAGTGGGCAGCTACGCACACGAGCCTGGAGTTCAGTTGGAACCCGCCGGACTGTCATGGATCAAAGGTGCTTCGGTATCAAGTGGAAGTAACGGAGTCCAACTCTTCACTGCCGACTTTACACCAGACGGAGGCCAATCATATCGTCGTGTCTGCTCTTGAGCCAGAGACACTGTACAA GGTCCGCGTGCAAGCGGTGAACGGTATCGGTGCTGGCCCGCTGAGCACTCCGGTAGTGCGGGCGTGTACACGGGCCTTGCCACCGAGTCCTCCAACCGTCGAGTGCATTGGTGCGACCCACTCCAGCCTCAAGCTGCGCTGGGGTGACCCGAAGAGCACGGATTTGATCCAGTACACCTTAGAGATGGAAACTAAGCCAGGAGT ctTTGGAGTGGTGTATCAGGGTCTCAGCCATTCGTACAAGGTGTCGAGGCTGCAGGAAGCGACGGCGTATCGCTTCCGCATTCAGGCTACGAGTGATGCGGGGGAGGGGCAGTACTCTGAGCCCATCAGTTTCGTAACCAATCGTGCACTTCCTCCCGCCCCAAAGG cacccaaagcaacgCCTCAAGGAGAGACACTATGCCTTCTGGAATGGCAACCAACACGATCTCTCGGGGAAGACAGGATAAGCTACATCGTTCAACTGCAGCACAGCAACAGCTCGGAATTTTCTGTG GTGTATCGCGGCGCAGACACCAGTTGCACCCTGAGCAGCCTGACTCCCAATGCCTTTCACTGTGCTCGTGTGGCAGCCGTGCGCCATTGCAGGGACGGCTCGGGTGACGTCACGGGGGCGTTCAGTCCCCCGACTTCCTTCCAGCTGGCTCCACCCCCCGGCCTGACCTCGCCTGCTGGCACAGCCAGTTGCCCCGCCCCTTCTGTGCTGGCCACCCAATCTAGCCCTGCCTCTTTCATTCGGAACTGGTGCACCAAAGGCGAGGAAGGACTCAGCGACCAGCAGTGCGCGGTGATCGTTGTGGTCGGGTTCATGCTACTCGCCGTACTGGTGGCAGTGCTAATCAAGCGGCTGGAATCGTGGAGTCGGCAGCATTTGGACGTTCAGCACTGA